Genomic segment of Mycteria americana isolate JAX WOST 10 ecotype Jacksonville Zoo and Gardens chromosome 9, USCA_MyAme_1.0, whole genome shotgun sequence:
gctttaaaaattatcttctgtaAATAGGAAAAAGAGCTTTTGAGGTATTTGTAAACAAGCACATTAATCTCTTTGGGTTAATAACTTTCAACTTATTGCTGTATTGCACTTCATACAGTTCAACAGTAAAAATGAATCTCTaggtactcaaaaaaaaaaatttctcatagGATTTGCCAGTGATGTTTGCATGTTATTTGCTCATGGGATTTGAATTTCTCCAGGCAAATAAGTGCCAGTTCCTGCTACTGACCAGTACCTAAGCTAGCTCTTAACTCAAGCCATAAATCAGTTGAGAAAACTTGAATTAAGCAAGTGTTTAAACCCTATAATCTAAATACTGAGTTTGTGAGGAAaactccttcccccccccgccccctcccccaaGCCACCTCAACATTTCAGGTCAAGAACTTCAGTTAAAGGGTGTCAAAACTGGACTTAAAATGGACACTTTCACTTTTTTTGGGAAACACTATAGATACTTCTTGCTGCTTAGCCCATTTTGAGGTAGCAGAGGCAAATGtagccagctgagcaggggcCTGCCTCACAAGGGTGAGTCCTTAAGGACACTAACCCTTGCTAGTTACTGACCTGCTGCAGTACTTGCCTCTGGGCCTGTGCAGATAGGGATGATAAGCATTTCACAACAAACTTCTCAAAACATATTGTGCAATTACAAATACTTATGAGAGAAAACTTTGATTTCAAGAATGCTcatttgctttagaaaatgtaatttgagGTTTGGGTTATGCTAGTTCCCACAAGCTACAACATCACTGTGTTGCCAGCCTGATGCCAGGAGACTTACACATACAGCAGGGAACATTTCTGGTTTGGTTTCAGTTGTTAAATGATTTGGTGCATAGATTGAAGCACACCACCATTTTTACCATCTGCAAACTTTGTAAATGTATACCATACCTCAAGTTTTTACATAGTTACTGAACATGATGCAAAACTCGTTATCCCCGCTCCGCAGAGCTCTACGTGACAGCTCTCAGACTTTCAAAAGGCACATTAATTTTACTGATGCTTGAGGTCAAGCAAATGTAAATGAAGCTACACCTGGCTTACAGTCCAAGTCATTTAATTACTTCTGTGCTCCTGTTCCGCAGTTAACATGCATTACGCATAAGTAACTTGAGAGAAGCTGTATTTGCTCCATTTGGCATTTAATCTGCCAGTTTCTCAGGAATGACAAAAATACTTAAATCTCAATCCAAAAGACATGCTACAGCAGGAGTGATAGAACCGCAGAAGAGCAACCTgcttcttttcctgaaaattctGTAATCATTTCAGGAAGCTGTGTATTCCAAAACAACGTGATTCCACAGCCTTAGGGGGATGTTATTTAACTAGACTGAAGGCCAGCACAGCACAAAAGCATAATTGAAGACTATTTAACATAAAAGCAACTGTTTCTTTTGAGGATGGAGAAAGTGGACTCCCTGTACCCCTGCCATAACTGTTAACTGCTACAGTAGCTTCAGTTTAACTGTAAAATTCAGTagctaaaagaaaatgtagaagttCCGTTCTGAGCACTGCAGCAGGAGGCCTGAGGGCTCGGTACAGAGGACTTCACCAGTACGTCTGTACTCTGACATTGGCTGCCCGTGTCAGGGCAGCGAAGGAGCAAGAGCGGGAGGTGTTCAGGTAAGAGATACGGCACACAAAAGCCAATTTGTAGCTTTAGTCAGTAAGTTGCTCTTCTTTGAACGTACCATAACTACAGCTATCAAGATGGAAAGACCGATTTAAAATGTTGGTATTTCAAGCTGCTTTTAAATGCCTCTTGGGCTTGCCCCAGCTTACCTGTAAGTCTGCTGTCTTGCCATGCAGGACTTTCTTGAGACAACTTTTGTCCCCAAGTGAATTCTGTGTGCAAAGTAACTAAGTTATTGTTTGTCAGTAGCTTTTCATTATCCCAaatattttacttacattttGTGATGCatcatttattaaataaaacacaggTAGTTTAGATAAATTGAAATATTACTTCAGAGAACTGAACAAAATGATTCTTCTAATTGAAAAGCCCAGGGAGACAGTACTCTGACCAAGGAATAAGGTTTTTCTTCACAGACGCACTCACCCCTAGATGATTTTAACTGTTCTTTCTCCCACAGCTTACTTGCAGACTAACTGGAGATTCTTCAATGAAGCTGTCTATTTGTAACAGCATTTTACCACAACAGTAGATACAGGAAAAACAATTCTTCTCTATTTTCTTAAACAGGTTTCTTTTGAATTTCGTTCACTCCTACACTCAAAACTCGCTACGCTATTTTTTGATGAAGTGGTAAAGCAGATGGTAGCTGCCTTTGAAAGAAGAGCATCCAAACTCCACGGCCCAGAAACAAGCATACCTCGGGAGCTAATGCTTCATGAAGTTCATCACACATAGAGGGGAAAACTGTAACAACCTCTGTTATAAACTAGTTTGTACATTTCATTTGTACAAGAGGTGCCATGCTCCTCCTTTGGGGCATCTATTTCATATCTGAGCTTTGTGTGTGATTTCATACTGTACAAGACACACCTGTTCAGCCAGATGTATATAGAATGTTCAAGCTGCAATCAAGTGCAACTTCAAGTGTTACCAGCAACAGACAATTGGCAGCTACTGTAACACAAGACATCTCCGGCTGCTGTTTATTAACTTGCCGAACAGTTTGTGTAGTCACAGTCTAAGTTCTGCCTTATCCAAgcttatgtggttttttttttccagcattgtaACATATTAACTCAAGTTTAAGTTATTAGGAGCGTGAAGGTAACTTAACAGCATCAACTCGGCCAAGTCTGGCTGAGCAAAGGGAAACTGACATTCTGGCTTCAGGGAGTATGGAACAGTGCGTCAGGCATCGAGTAGCAGGTGCTTTTAATCCAAATGAATGAGAAGGGTAAGTCAGGAGtcaccagctgctgctgaagtctgaCCAGCAACTGCAATAGAAAAAACAACACAGCCTGAACACTTGTGAGTTTAACATAAGGAGTACTGTAATTTGAGTGCAGCAGTTTCGGCTATAGCCAGTGGTTCTTAGCTGCCTGGGCTCTAGACACTGCCGAATGTGTAGTATGTCTGGCAGGCTGAacctgcctccctgcccctctttcACTATTACATGTTGCACTTCGCTTATGGCAAACGCATCTCATCTAATGCACACGGTTCCCAGTTCCAACACAACTTTAAACCAAGTAAATACACATGACCTCTTTGAGAACTAGGGCACAGGTGCACAACGTTCTGTACCACAGTGCTGTCCTCCATGGAAGGAGGGAACAAGATGCCCTCCACTTACTGCAGATGAGCACACCCAAGGCCAGCTGTCCTTAAAAAACATACACTACAGGGCTAAACCTTagtttttaagggtttttttcagtaccATGCTACCATTTAATTACCAGTCCATTATGATGGTACTAGCTGtctcaaattaattttcagtagtTCTATTCCTTACATTAATATTCTTTCCAGTCTCTGATGAAATGTAAGTGAATAGGTTTGAGCAGACTTTAAATCCTGTCTCTATGCTGCCTTGCCTTACCCCATTTCCTTACTGAAATTGGGGGAAGCTTCAGGTCAGGTGCTGAAGCTGGTCCTTTCTCCAGAGTCCATAACCCACATGGTTACTACAGAACTGTGTATTAAATAACATAGGAAGGTATGTCTCAGGACAAAAGACGGCCCTGAAGTAGTTTCAGACCATTTAGATACTTTTCCAGAAAGAGCAACTGAAATTTCACACTTCCTGTCTGTGAAGGATAGTTCTTACTAAAGGTAGGAAGCTGGCAAAGTGACAGCTGGATTAAGAGGTCACTTTTAAAGCACTAGGAAGTTGTAACTTTGTTTGTCAAGACAATCAGAGATAAATATACACAAGTTTGGGAACACCCTTGTTTTCAAgtttggaaagcagaaaagacTACGCATCAGTGTTATTAGCTGTGTCAGGTCAAAGAACACAGTAGGTAGCAAACAAAGCTGTCATTATTCAGGGTAAAGAAGCACTTAGTGCAAAACAATTCAGACTAAATCCTGGAGCCCACTCCGAGAGGGTGGAAGTCTCAAGGCAAGGAGGTAACCACGTACTACACCTGAGCAAGAAGAGAAGTATGAAGAACCCCACAACCCTTCCTTAGCAAGGACGACTTACCTGTTTCATACCCTcggggcaccttccctccccCGAGCTGTGAAAGATGCACTGGGCCCGTTCCAGCACGTGAAACAAGCAGTACAGACAGGGCAAAATAAAGTCAATGCACGTGCCTTATTTTCATAGCATTGTTTAATATTTCAAAGAACTGTAGTGTCAGTTCAGCCTAGGTATTTCTCACCAGAATTAAAGTCACTTGTATTTCTGAGAAACAGTCCAGACAAAGGAATGTTTCCTGGAGGGGAAGGGCCTGTCCTCTCCAAGCATAAGTGTCAGATTTCTAGTAAATCTTAGAAGCGGCAGGCTGTCAAGGTTCTCCCATGACTTTGTGTGCAGATGAATAAGGTGATACATTTCATAACTCTTGAGCAGTTTGTTTTATTACACAGAGGTCACATAACTGTATATTTGCCTACTTTGTACACAATTTTCTAGTCTCACGCACAGCGGCTTCCAAGTTCTTCCTAGTACTGGCAAGCACCAATAAATTCTGAAACAGAATATCAAGTGCCTTAATTAAGTTTAAATCAGGACCTTGGTAGATGGATCTTGCACCCAGTTATCAGGAATGTACAAATGTCTTtattcaaaaaatacaaaataaattatctgtagGCATGGACAATGACTGTAAACAATTACACGTGTGTTAAATGAAATCCAGTAACTGATGGTTACAGTGATTCTTTTAAACACCAGCCTCACTTCAGTCACTATCCACCCTCTCGCACTGACATCTGAAGTTTTTAAAGTCAGAACTGTCAACCTTCAACAGCACAGCTCATGATGCATCCCTATCCCAGGACTTAGAACATGCCACCTCCCATTCCTCCGCCCATCCCACCCATTCCTCCCATCCCtggctccttttcttctttaggaATTTCAGTCACCACTGCTTCTGCTGTTGATAAGAGAGACGCAACACCCGCAGCGTCCATCAGAGCAGTTCTCACAAcctaaaaataggaaagaaataactTAATACCTGCTGACTGTCACgagagctgggaggcaggaaagcTGAGAATTAAGGCTATTTTAGGTTACCTTTGTGGGGTCTATGATTCCTTTTTCTACCATATTTACAAAGTCCCCAAGCATTGCATCATAGCCAACTTCTGATGGACTCTGCAGGATTTTTTCAACTATTAACGATCCTTCAACGCCTGCATTCTTTGCAATAGTCATTGCTGGGATTTTCAGCGTTCTCTTTATTATTTCAATGCCTGTACGAAAAGGATGTTTAGAATTACGTATTACATACACTGCTCCTATTGCCAAGGCACACCTTCACGTGCTGGAGGTCAATACAGAAAGAGAACCCACTGAGCAAGAACATAAGCTATTTGTATCAGTTCCAGGGGAAAAAGTTCTCTGCTACTTGACATGTGTCAACAAATGAAATCATTGCAGGATATTCACACGTGTTTTAGTTTTACTTCTGCAGAAGATAGTAAGGAGCGTTATTATTGTAAcatggcacaaagcctttttccatttcatttgccACACAGTCTCTTAAGGATTCTTAGATTTTATGTCTGTCTGCAACGGCTGCAACAGGCAGCTCAACTCTCCTTTAGTGGTCTGCAGTTCTTTGCAGGGGGTACTGCTGCTTTATTGTTACTGGTTCTTTCACATCCAAGGCAGGGACGCAGTGAAAGCTCCTTCCCACTGTAAAGCAGGGACCGCCAGACCAAGGGGATGAGGTTCTAAAGATCAGGTAACTAAAAACTCACTGAAAGCAATCTGTATTTAATCTTACAAAGCCTCAGGACAGAAGAAAATCTATTCTTAATGCTTCCACACGCATGTTCAAGTAATTTACTTACCAATTTTCTGATCTTCATTGGCTGGAGCTAAAGCATCTAATGCTGGAATGCAGCGAAGCAATGCACAGCCACCGCCTGGAACGATGCCTTCCTCTACGGCAGCACGGGTCGCGTTCAGGGCATCAGTAACTCTGTCTTTCTTCTCATTCACTTCCACATCACTTGTGCCACCAACCTACAACAAGCAAGCCACATGTCAAGGTCCACACAAGGAGCCCGGATGGGAAGCTGCTGGCTGTGGAACTGCTGCCACAAAATGAAATAGCCAACTTGAGTCATTAACTGAAAAGCGCCAGAAAGCAAACCCATGGTCTCCCATGCTGGCAGTGTTCTTTTGTACCTCAGCACTCAAGAAGCCCAAACACACAGTTTTAGTTGATATTTCATCACGTTCTTAATACCAAGGTGTAGCACTGTAATAAGCCAAATTCCTTATCTAAGTCAACTGCTAAGATTGAGACAACCACACAGCAGTAACTTAGCTTAGCAATCGAGGACCGATACCGCCCCTTTCCTAAGAAGTTTAACTTCTCACCTTCAATACTGCTACTCCATCAGAGAGTTTGGCCAATCGCtcattcagtttctctttttcatagTCACTTGTGGTAACTTCTAGCTGTTCAATAATTTCTTGAATACGTTTTTCAATTTGCGCCTTTTCACCCTTCCCCTTCAGAAGCATGGTGTCATCTTTTGTCACAATGACCTCTCCAACTTTACCAAAGTCATGAGGCTGAATATCTTCCACATTTAGGCTCAGACCCTCTTCTCCAAACACCTGAAACAAATTACGTGAAAAGTTGGAATTCACAGCTTCTCCACATGCGAGTTTTTTATTTACAGACACACAAATGCATACTAACTGCAGGCTAACTGCAAAATAACCACACTACTGCAGCTAAGCTGAACAAAACTCTTCCCTTCTCCTAACAGAGTCCAGGCACGCAGGTACCTCACAAACTGGCCCTCGTGGAATAGGGAGCTGCCAACTTCTCATTCATGACTGACTAATGCCACTCACTGATTCAACGTGCCTGGAAAGTAGAGTGTGTTAGAGTCCTCCTTCTATTTCAAGAAGTTACGAGTATTGGCACTAAATGACTTTAGAACAGAGTTTGCTCATTTTGTTACTTTGTGCTCCAGTTAGCTTAAACacttaagttttatttcaagaacCACCTTTGGATCCCAGCATCATGCTATGATTTTGAAGcatttaagaaaagcagcataaaGGGACACTAATCAGCACATCAGCTGCTTGAGCAGTTGAGTACAAAAGAAAATTACCCACTCTActccaagcatttaaaaattgtatttgctgTACTTGAGTCTGGGCAATTATGAGGCAGTTTTATAAGGCGGCAAGAAAGATTTGCTATTTCTAAGAAATTTCCTTGATATTCCTCCTTCCCCTTAATAACCTAAATGCTGCAAGGAAAACGTGTGCAACTTCAGTCAGTTAAAAGGACGTATTCCTCATGGTTGGTCAGGGCTGTGTTACACAGCAATGTTCAatatccacatttaaaaaaaaaaaaatacaaggaatcAAGCATTACAGTTACTGTTACATTTTTGAAAGAACAGGACACAGCCTGCAACACAGCAAATACAAGCCATGGACCAAGAGTATACgttcttttcctccttaaataCCATTAGCATATCTTAGAGCAAAAAGCCAATTAAAACATCATTACTTACAGCCCCGCCAGTAGCAATTGCCATATCCTTAAGCTGGTTTTTCCTGTTGTCACCAAAACCTGGTGCTTTTACAGCAACAACCTGAAGACCAACCTTCAGTCTGAAGGGAAGAATTCAGAGAGCAACATTCCACATATGTTCAGAGAATGAGTCTAATTACTAAAACCAGTTATTTCAGTACAGCTctaacaagcaagcaaacaaagaGACCTTCACGAACTGAACTGGTTTTGCTCAAAAAGGTAGTTAGGAAACAACTGAAATTCTGTCCGAACTGATGCAAAGTATGGCTATGTACAAAAGTTGCCGTTTCTCTGGCACCAATAAGAGAACAGACAACAGTACTACACCGCAGCAAATTCAAATACGCAGTTCTGTATGTATTCCTTTAAAAGgttgaaaacacaaaaaaaagcagtatttgtcTAAAAGTATGGATTTTAAGCCTCACCTGTTCAAGACTAGAGTGCTGAGGGCTTCTCCATCAACATCTTCAGCAATAATGACCAAAGGTTTGCGGTGAGCATTGGCAATTTCAAGAGCTGGAACTATGGACTGTACActagaaattttcttttcactgattaAAACATAAGCGTCCTGGAATTCACATTTCTGCCCTGCAGAAACAATATGCATTATCTGAACAATCCGACTATAAAAACATACCAAGCATTCTCTTAAACTTAAGGAGCTACTTTGGAGCAACTGTTGCACTTTTCAATGGCATTAGAAAGAGACACAAATTGTTTTCTCCAAGACTCCACTTTCAATTCTACATTGTTCTGGAGTGTTGCAGGGACAGCTTGATATTAACATGGACACTGTCCACActtagcagagaagaaaaaaaaaaacccacagactaCAAGCTTTTACTGAGGGTTACAAGTCTCTGATGGAGAAGAACCCCACTGCCCTATTGCCGTGGTACATGGTGTAACAGATTGTGAAGTCTATGTAATAGGTACCATTATTTCTAACTTACAAGAGCCATTGTCAGGTATTTGACATGTTAACTCACCTTTGGTTGTATTAATAAAATATGGAGAGATGTAGCCTCTGTCAAATTTCATACCCTCAATGATTTCCAATTCATCATTTAGAGTTTTTCCATCCTGTTTAGATGCAAGAAAGTCCGCATTAAAGATCCCATATTTATTACCAAAAGCACAAGTATATTTTTAGCATACTATGCACAACAGAGTGAAAGGCTCTGCACCACACGTCAGTTTTATGTGCTTACCGCTTCAAAATAAAAGCATGGTAAGAGGGAACAGCAATCAAACCCTGGTCTAAaagagctggggagggaagaatTATGGTGGGATACTGTgtgtgagcagcagcagcagctacatcACAGGCCACAAAAGCCAGCCCTAACTGGAGAAGAGACAGTCACTTTGCACTTAGTCTGTATGTTGGTCAGTTCTTACCTTGACAGTGATTACACCCTTTCGTCCAACTTTCTTCATTGCATCAGAGATTATATTGCCAATTTCCTGATCTCCATTTGCTGATATCGTGGCAACCTGAAACAGTAAGCCGTTTAATCTCATCCCACAATACAAGTGATTTGTTTCctcactataaagaaaactagaGTAACCATTTTCATTCTCATATTTCCTGACAAGACAGGGCAGCTGACTGTAGCACACCCACACCAGGACCCAAGAACTCCGTTAGAAGGGCTAACAGCTCTTGGGCAACTCAAGCACAGGGCCAGCTCCCATGCTCTGGGCTCATGCAGCACACACAGGCCACCTGAATCTGTGGCCATGAGGAGAAATATGCCATGAAGGCCAACATACCTGGTGCCCAAGACCCAGCTAGGCACCCACCTCAACCTGAAACTCCCGCAGCAGATCCGCAACACTCCCGGAAGTCTGCCATCACCTCCCATCCACAAACGCATCTTTGCTCTCCTCCATTCTTCCCAAGTACACAAATTTATGTTCTAAGACCACGTCTTGGAATGAAACTTGAAGATGAGGAAAAACTACCTGCTTCTGAACTAACTTCTAGCAGTGCAGTTGAAAGCAGAATACTGGGAATTTTAAATAACTCAAGAAAATGAAAGCGTTACCATGAAGACCATTCAATGAAACATACTCTGAATCTtgatacataaagaaaaatacttgggTGTCATATACCTAGCTCCATTAAACCTGATATCACAGAACTTTTTGTGAAGAATATCTACTTAAAgttggtttaatttatttttttttacctgcgCAATTTCTTCTGGAGTTGTAACAGGTTTAGACAGCTTCTTCAGTTCAGCTATGACAGCATCAACTGCAAGCATCACCCCTAAAGACGAACAGAATACTTGTGAGTGAACAAAACAAGGTatacagcagagaaaaacaaataaaaaaccaaaagaaaacaaacaaaaaagaacctACAAGCAGGTTAAGTTTCAAACCAAAGTCCACATTGCAAAAATGCATCAAGTTTGCACGTTCAAAAACAACCGACTGGCAGTTCTAGTTCCATATTGTCATTTGCATACctagtgataattttttttaaattggtgtgACATACTTTCCATCACGATCGAAATTTATGGCAAATTTATTTACATGGCACCAGTAAATTTATATCCttatcagaaattaattaaatgcaGAAATGGCTTTAAATGGAGTTTACCTATGACAAATTAACCAA
This window contains:
- the HSPD1 gene encoding 60 kDa heat shock protein, mitochondrial, yielding MGRCLAGGGAEAVSAERLPAAARRPARSAPSPDGGGASAPPALLADMLRLSTVLRQIRPVSRALAPHLTRAYAKDVKFGADARALMLQGVDLLADAVAVTMGPKGRTVILEQSWGSPKVTKDGVTVAKAIDLKDKYKNIGARLVQDVANNTNEEAGDGTTTATVLARAIAKEGFEKISKGANPVEIRRGVMLAVDAVIAELKKLSKPVTTPEEIAQVATISANGDQEIGNIISDAMKKVGRKGVITVKDGKTLNDELEIIEGMKFDRGYISPYFINTTKGQKCEFQDAYVLISEKKISSVQSIVPALEIANAHRKPLVIIAEDVDGEALSTLVLNRLKVGLQVVAVKAPGFGDNRKNQLKDMAIATGGAVFGEEGLSLNVEDIQPHDFGKVGEVIVTKDDTMLLKGKGEKAQIEKRIQEIIEQLEVTTSDYEKEKLNERLAKLSDGVAVLKVGGTSDVEVNEKKDRVTDALNATRAAVEEGIVPGGGCALLRCIPALDALAPANEDQKIGIEIIKRTLKIPAMTIAKNAGVEGSLIVEKILQSPSEVGYDAMLGDFVNMVEKGIIDPTKVVRTALMDAAGVASLLSTAEAVVTEIPKEEKEPGMGGMGGMGGGMGGGMF